The following are encoded in a window of Kitasatospora sp. NBC_01250 genomic DNA:
- a CDS encoding class I SAM-dependent methyltransferase yields the protein MSVQQYDEIGEAFEGFKALPLAQYGEVPGFLALVGDVRDKAVLDLASGTGFYSREFKRRGAAEVLGIDISEVMVAAAVEFEQRDPLGVRYEVGDIAELPPLGRRFDVATAVQLLNYAPDAATMERMCRHVHQSLVPGGKFFLLNQTPDYGFDGPPLDKYGFRAELTGEKAEMGPRVRITALLDPPISFESTCPRREVYEASLRAAGFSELAWVPLGVSDGGLRTYGADFWADCLANPPLVMLRCRA from the coding sequence GTGAGTGTGCAGCAGTACGACGAGATCGGTGAGGCGTTCGAGGGCTTCAAGGCCCTGCCGCTGGCACAGTACGGGGAGGTGCCCGGCTTCCTGGCCTTGGTCGGGGACGTGCGCGACAAGGCGGTCCTCGACCTGGCCTCCGGCACCGGCTTCTACAGTCGCGAGTTCAAGCGGCGTGGCGCCGCCGAGGTGCTCGGCATCGACATCTCCGAGGTCATGGTCGCCGCCGCCGTGGAGTTCGAGCAGCGCGATCCGCTGGGCGTGCGGTACGAGGTGGGCGACATCGCCGAACTGCCGCCGCTCGGACGGCGCTTCGACGTCGCCACGGCGGTGCAGCTGCTCAACTACGCGCCGGACGCCGCCACCATGGAGCGGATGTGCCGCCACGTGCACCAAAGCCTCGTCCCTGGTGGCAAGTTCTTCCTCCTCAACCAGACGCCCGACTACGGCTTCGACGGGCCGCCTCTGGACAAGTACGGCTTCCGCGCCGAACTGACCGGCGAGAAGGCCGAGATGGGACCGCGCGTACGGATCACGGCACTGCTCGACCCGCCGATCTCCTTCGAATCCACCTGCCCGCGCCGCGAGGTCTACGAAGCGAGCCTGCGGGCAGCCGGATTCAGTGAGCTGGCCTGGGTCCCGCTGGGCGTCTCCGACGGCGGCCTGCGCACGTACGGCGCGGACTTCTGGGCCGACTGCCTCGCCAATCCCCCGCTGGTGATGCTGCGCTGCCGCGCGTGA